Below is a genomic region from Choristoneura fumiferana chromosome 30, NRCan_CFum_1, whole genome shotgun sequence.
CGCCTGAGTCTTACTTTCCTTAACAGATGTACCTAGTACTTAAGACAAAGGTTTTCAACCGGTATACTTTCAGGTGTGCCCGCGATTGGCCCGAAATGTATGCTTCATTAAAATCATGAATaactattttaatgagaaactagtacgaaaacaactgacgccTGGCGTGTGCGATTCGCGTTGTCAGGTTGTTATGGTAACGGAGCGGAAGGAATGTCGGGGCGGGTGGaaccctctacgcgccagtccgactcgcacttgactattttttactggtgtccTTTGATGAaggaaaagtgtgccgttaaaaccaaaaggttgaaagcGCCTGACTTAAGACCTAGACtagtgctttataaagtacatttggctgtgtgtgtgtgttaattgGTCTTTGATAAAGTAAACGAGGACTCATGaggataaattaaataaacattttgcaggtggtaggaccttgtgcaaggtccgcccggattgctaccaccatcttgctcgctaatcctgccgtgaagcagcagtgcttgcactgttgtttcggcgtggagagtaagacagccggtgaaattactggcacttgaggtattccatcttaggcctcttggttggcaacgcatctgcaatacctctggtgttgcagatgtttatgggcggtggtgatctcttaccatcaggagacccacttgctcgtttgccatccagtcaaataaaaaataatattaataagtaattacacattttcacaaatatatatttttatatttacaggATCACATATTCCACCTATCAAAATGTAAACCCCATCACAACTTTGTGTCTACCCTACCACAAATCCACTACTTAGGCCCTACCATGGAAATCACACAAAACTATGATTATGACGaattaaaacatgaaaatgatGAGGTAGACAAATTCTGTGATGATGTACAATGTGATGACGGCGATAggcgtgatgatgatgacattccACTGGTTATGTTGAAGGCGGTTAAAGAGGAAATAGATGTCAAAgttagaaagagaaagaaaaaagagGTGAGATGTGATCACAATATCTGgccacgcttctacgccgttaacaatagagtcgtgttcaaatatttttgctcacaagtttacgaactcgactgtacataaaaatttattggatcaggcgctaaaagcatttatttatttatttatgttccctcgggaactgtgcttttttccgggataaaaagtagcctatgtcactctctggcccataaattatcatctctatggcaaaaatcagaaagacggacaaacttacaaaccgtacaaactttcgcatttataattagtatggattgttaTAGGTTGTCCattcataattttgtaactatagAGCTGTGTCGATCTTTTTATAGTGGAATCGCAATAAAGATTGTATGTTATAGGGAAAACGATTCAGCAACCAAGTAACCCAAGACTGTGAATCGAAGAGCAGGAGCAAAGTGAAGAGGCAACTGAAGGAGGGCTTTAGCTCCAGAATGGTGCAGGAAACTACTGAATATGAGGTCATCAAACTTACTAAAGAACAGGTAAATGAACAGATTAGTTGACACTTTCATCCATGTTGCTAGGTACTCTCTTGATAGattggacatttttttttattatttgactggatggaaaacgagcaagtggttctcctgatggtaagaacaccaggggtattgcagatgcggatgcgttgccaacctagaggcctaagatgggatacctcaagtgccagtaatttcaccggctgtcttgctctccacgccgaaacacaacagtgcaagcgctgctgcttcacggcaggattagcgagcaagatggtggtagctatccgggcggaccttgcacaaggtcctgccacctggAAATGGTTGACATGGTCGTTGGTTGAAATTCAGTAGTTAACAGCTTTCTGGCTGTGCTTAAGATTTGAGACGAGAGGGGTCCCGAACAGAAGTGACCAAGATGGAGAGGAGGAGGGTGCTGTCATACTTAAGTTGTAACTGTTCCTTGCTCGCTTGCCAttcagtagaataaaaaaaaaaaaaaaaaaaaagattaggaCGCTTAAAAATTCAGATTGGAAGAAGTAACCAGTCGTTGATGTTacttagatattttaacttCATGTATATTATGTTCGCGCAGGTTTTACAAGAAATGGAGGAGAACTGCAAAAGCGACAAGTATCAGAGATCAGTTTACAAATGTCAAATGTGCGCGAAAGGTTTCAACTTCAAAGACGTTATTGATAGCCATATGAAGAAACATTCACTGGTAaagttcatttattattttattagctttttgcccgcggctacaTCCGTGTGGAATGAGGGctgtcgtttttagggttccggagccaaaatggaaaaaacggaacccttatggtttcgccatgtctgtctgtctgtctgtgtccgtccgtccgcggctttgtttagggactatcaatgctagaaagctgtaattttgcacgaatatatatgtaaactatgccgacaaaatggtacaatgaaaaatatttaaaacaatttttttagggtacctcccatagacgtaaagtgggagtgtttttttttcccatccaaccctatagtgtggggtatcgttggataggtcttttaaaaaccattaggggtttgctaagacgttttttcgatttagtgattagtttgcgaaatattcaactttaaagtgcaaattttcatgaaaatcaggcgtccccccccccctctaaaatctaaaccggtgggtggaaaaaattaaaaaaaacagaatggtagtaagtatatcaaactttcaaggaaaactataacggctaagtttgcttaagagtaatggctacggaaccctattttgggcgtgtctgacacgctcttggccggttttttgtctttctagatggcgccactgttgcgtgaggtttttaagtgtggctttcaaagtctgttgctgggcgtgaaaacaaagttaagattaaaatcatatttaatacaccctgaaaccgtaccatataaatatcgagcaaccacattgttgcgtagtcccgttttgttcgaaaaaaggcaggacaaaagtttccgaaagacaaaactgtctcaaaacacagacattcattgccccgtaacgcataattgccataattaatttcaggtaatgcgaaatattcacaaaattattctaattataaataaacccgcgtagctcacccaaaaactatgagatttgacatttcggagacctcacgctacactagcgcctctagcggcgaattcatacgcgatagccctcattcgggtatcgcgcgctgttctctcgggaactgtgcgtgCATTTTTCGTTGATGAAAAGTAAACTGGGCATGAAACTTCCGTGAGACTCACTaatattaaatgacattgtaacggactcacgtcttaaatggattttagctcgacgtgtttcgaactgggcttaaaatttatttggttttgacTTTCCTTTGTAGGAGCATGGGACGCTGAGATGTGATATATGTACGCAGTACTGCCCTAGCGCTGTTTCTCTAAGAGGTCATATGAAATCTCACACTACTAGGTGAGTAAGTACTGGATTTTTTAACACGATCTACTTAGATTCACTCGTTATTATGGCTctactatacttcgtttttttagcattagaaagagggtaaacaatctttttattgaaaaacgtttaaaataaaaccataatAAAGAATGTAAATGAAGGTATGTCCTTGCTAagtgttacatatttgctgtgacttatttttcaaaagtgtttttcaataaaaagacacatcatGATCGctttaccttctttctaatgcaaaaaaaaagaagtatactGTAGGCTATGTGACACACACTCTCTcccattatgtatttttatttcgagcCATATAGTTATGTAATCAACCAATTTTTACTAGTACGTACTAGTTGAGGAATCACTTTTTTACTTCAACCACTCTCACTCTCactcttttttaataattttttttggtttggCATTGCCaagcatagaaaaaaaaaaagtttgtaaatgtTTACGTGGTGTTCACGTCGTAAAATATtgatattcaaaaaaaaaattaagatcgCCCCGGGCCtatacctattactgcatacccAGATTTATTGCCGCTTACGTTTTCTTCATTTTATTGTGTAATCCGAATATTGAAATCGTAATgatgtattaaataatgtaaacgataattaaaaaaaaacaggcataattaagtaggtactacatTAGATAAAATCTCTTGTTATATATTTGTACGCCGTGTAAGCGGCAAAAGTGGTGAATTCAAATGTTGCATAACACGCTGTAACCTGTAACTGCTTTTTGAACAataaattttgactttgattttgacctTGACTTAGTATAGTCTGGCAAAAAGAGTAggaattaaaaagtggcaacactgtagtgtcctccctttttttgctCCCTGGTtcgaaagggatgacactacagtgttgccactttttaatttctactcttttttgccAGACTATATATCttcttaatatattatatttgtattttcaatttaggttttacgggatgaccgtaaaagtaaaaatttggaattgtaataaaaaatacaaaaagattccaaaaaaataatcttactttgattgcttagtaacgatatctcttgtccgggtgagcggtttacttccaatggagtgccgaataAGGCCTTAAAGCGTCACTGCTTTAAGTggcaagctgagatatgtggtgcatagggaaattcgtgtctgtaacgttgaccagcagtggtgtagcggtatagcacgcggtacgaataccgaggacctggattcccagtgttggtcttatttttctggttttttttgcatctatatttcagtttgtattttcaatttaggttttacgggatgaccgtaaaagtaaaaatttggaattgaaataaaaaatagaaaaagatccCAAAAAACCAATGTTATATATCTTGTATTATTTCAGATACAAGTGCAAGATATGTGGCGCGGTGCGCATCTCGCGGCAGCACTTGTTGGAGCATTACTCCATCGAGCACACGTCCGACGCGGCCGTGTACACTTGCGACCAGTGCCCGTTCACCTCCAGGTTAGTGTACACTCCATATCTCTGGGGCAGACCTCCTCTCACtatgagagggctcgggccgtagttcccacgcgggcccagtgcggattgggagctccgcgcacaccattgaattgcttcgcttgtttgtgcaggtttcctcgcgatgtttgaTTGTTTGCTTATGCTCTttgttgtaccatcagccaaattgcAGGtgacttgtgcaaggtccgcccggcttgctaccaccatcttgctcgctaatcctgccgtgaagcagcagtgcttgcactgttgtgtttcggtgtggagagtaagacagccggtgaaattactggcacttgaggtatcccatcttagacctctaggttgtcaacgcatctgcaatacccctggtgttgtcggtgtctatgggcgatggtgatctcttaccatcaggagacccacatgctcgtttgccatccagtcgaataataaaaataaaaacaaatggtttatcaatttttaaacaagttcctatcaaaagAATATGTCGCTGGAGTCGAACaatcaagttgacagacacgtctattggcattattgttttatgacatgcaacgattgtcaactttagggtggtagaccacatgtttggctgatggcacaacacttcagcattatgctgagccagtgtccgattcacaaccgcaataacACAACTCTACGTGTTGTATATTTGTACTTTTAATACTACTGTTGTGatctgtgttgtgaataaattatttttttttctttttttctttctaactGCTGCCGCTAGTAAACTACCATTATAGTATTACTAGAGTTTACTACGAtgtggtagttacaattgaaatttctggattttataaaattccccagggaattcccaaaatgtatatcatggtcttcattgaggttgtgttaagaacagctgtcgaaaatttcaagactcgaaacccagcggttgaaatatcaagattgtatccctatcccgtgggaatatcgggataaaagtagcctatgtgttattccaaacgtccagctatctacaaccaaaattttatgagtctaagcccaacggttgttatttaaagattttatccctatcccgtgggaatatcgggataaaagtagcctatgtgttattccagacgtccagctacctacgtaccaaatttcatcctaatacgtccagtcgttttagcgtgaaggagtaacaaatgggtccatatcggctcgaatactttattatttatttatttattgtaaaatattaatatacacaTTTTATCATAAGAATTGTTTGACAGAATGATGGTttgccataactcttttttctcagaatccaataattgttcaaaattgttaaaaacaaacctaacctaacctatagttttctatagatgaccatttaaaaatttctgaaaactgtaaggttttcagtgggaaaaattatgacaaacgatgattcgacAAAAATACGGTAGACTAGCGAAGAGTAACTTGGCGCTCCCGTaacaacatacacacacacacacacacaacacacacacacatacacacaactTTCGCATTACATAATATTGATCTAGCGATAGtagccgcctattgcttaccttgtaattttctctcgctgtacctgttttctgtatcgcttactatttctggtgtacaacaaagagtatttgtattgtattgtattgtaggatAATTTAAGGTTCTTGTTGTTGTATGTTATCATTGCAGCTCTAAATATATGTTGTAGAACCCGCACGGTGATGCAGCGGCACGTCAAAACGCACACGACGGGCAAAACGCTGACGTGCAGCGTCTGCGGCGCGGGATTCTCCACCATGCACACGCTCAGGATGCACGCCTCGTTAGTGTCaccacaaattattattatactagcgtttgcccgcggcttcgcacgcgtatatCATtagatgtgtccgttttgttacgaatttttcttaatatttttcgtaacaaaacggacacatcatcatcatcatcatcccagcctatatacgtcccactgctgggcacaggcctcctctcagaacaagagggcttgggccatagttcccacgcgggcccagtcggatttggaacttcacagcaccatggaattgcttcgcaggtttgtaagcaggtttcctcacgatgttttcctcacCGCAAGCCTCgtgtaaatttcgaatgtaattccgcacatgatttggaaaactcagaggtgcgagccggggtttgaacccacgaccctctgtttgagaggcgataggtcaaaccactaggccaccacggctcttgcGGACAcattcatacaatattttggggacacatctggagaccctgtttttccagctcggaatatAGAATGAGTCCTCGTATACAATTTATTGAAATCGGATAAACCTAGAGTACAACGGTAAATAGAAATGCACATTACAGTGTGCGGAATTCATTGAAATTTGGTCTTGCTCAGAAATATTTGAACACCTTGGCCGCTACGATATATCAGATGGCGACGGTACTTTCTTGGTTTTTCGATGTCATCtaatgttgtatgtatgtaaactcttcatTATACAATAGAAAAGAAACAATATANNNNNNNNNNNNNNNNNNNNNNNNNNNNNNNNNNNNNNNNNNNNNNNNNNNNNNNNNNNNNNNNNNNNNNNNNNNNNNNNNNNNNNNNNNNNNNNNNNNNATAGATTACAGATTTCTCatagacaaaaaatataaacttcaatttaaaaaaaaagtaaaaaaggtgTAATGGCCGCCCGCTGCTTGTTTGGCTTGTTAATTTCACGTTGTGTTTTCGCTGTCTAACTGCAGTTTATCAGTGTTTTTAACCCCGAATTCAATTGCAAGGGTTACTGTACCGTATTTAAGCCCCTGCCCTAAGTTTAGTGATATAGTTTTATATAAACGCTAAAATATGGCAGCGGTTCAAGGAACTCCTGGCAACAAGCCTTGGCCCGTGCGGCCTGGGATTCAGCATCAGAACAGCCAGAACAACAATAATCTGACGCTGAACAGGACGATAAACCTGTATCCGCTGACAAACTACACGTTTGGCACGAAGGAGCCTCTGTTTGAGAAGGATGCGTCAGTACCGGCGCGGTTCCAAAGAATGCGGGAAGAATTCGTGAAAATCGGCATGAGGAGGTGAGGATCGCCATTTGCTTAGTgtcttgtttttagtttttacgaTAAACACTTATTAATGCTTGTGTAGCAGATTTCATTGAAAGTTCATAATCATAACCTTAGGATACATTTTTGGTCCAACTATGTTGTGCTCAACACGACACTCGTCCTGGCGGTAAATACATCATATATATCATATCCAAGTTGTTGGATCGGATTTAGAAGCACCAGGCATTTGTTCatccttttttcttttatttattatctctgGTTGTTCCTCCatggtaacaaaataaataacattaagcATTATAAACCAATAACTGGGAGGCAGTTCAAACAAAGTATTTGATTGTAATGCATCAAAACAATTTTCAACTATAGTTCTACAGACCTAGCTGAGACGTTTTTCTCTTAAGTTGTATGTAAAATAGTTCCAACAGAAGACCAGCGACGGCAGCATGGCCGAATTCATACTGGATTGGGACCATTTTGTGATAATTTGTCTCTGTTTCTGTTTTTCTctttttacctgactgcgaGAAGGAgagttaattttttaaaaagacCTTGAATGGCATGAATAAATGGATGGTCTCAATGTAAATCATCGAAATGTAATGTTTATATTTTCAGTATTATACCATAAACCAAATTAAAATGCTGTACTGAAAAGTGCCGAAATTGACTTGATAATTTACATAGGGACCgttgaaatgtttttctttcaattCTAATTACTACAGATAATTGGTGCAACTTCCTTCAGAGAGCTTGTTATGTTTCATGCTGAATTGATGATTTTTCCAGATCAGTGGAAGGTGTCCTGCTGGTACATGAGCATGGACTACCGCATGTGCTGCTCCTGCAATTAGGAACTGCCTTTTTCAAGCTGCCAGGTGGTGAATTAAATCCTGGAGAGGTGAATATACagcataatttaaaattaatctagAAACCTGTAGAAATtgggttcatcatcatctaagATAGTGGTAGGCAAACCACAGCCTGTGGGCCACATGCGGCCTGAGGCCCTATAACCATGCCTTTTAGATGCGACAAAATGACAGGTAGTTTTTGGTTAGATATAGATTACTCATACTCCTGTAGGATAAGTCTATAAAAGTTAATATGATGAGTCTAGTTTTTCTTTACATCAATAAAAATAGGTATTGGGAAAATTCAAATCAAACattatcaatttttttatattgctaGTTAATATATATTGAggggtaatatatttttatttccaggATGAAATTGAAGGTCTGAAGAGATTACTGACTGAGACACTTGGTAGACAAGATGGAGTGAAGCAGGAGTGGCTAATAGAAGACACAATAGGtgagaaattaaaatttttttttgttttgattttgggaaaaaaaaaacattctattTAAAGTGCTGCATACCAGCATCTTAAAGCATTTCGtaggtacattacattataaattttgattttcggtGTTTTATCCTTCAAACTACTACAGACTAATAATAATGAGTTCTAGTGACCTATAAACAGAGTACATTTTTAGTAGAAAGTGTCAATTACTGGTCACTCTTATTACTGGCtgccttatactaaaaatggaaTTCTAGTCACCTATCaatagaattaattaattaattttagttttaatttttagtgtaaggtggTAGGTAATTATGCTACCAACCTTTTTCATTTCTAACCATTCATAATAATAACCACCACTAAAACCCCCATCCTTAATTTTCCAGGCAACTGGTGGCGCCCCAACTTTGAGCCCCCGCAGTACCCATATGTGCCTCCGCACATAACCAAACCCAAAGAGCATAAACGGCTGTTCCTAGTGCAGTTACAGGACCGAGCTCTGTTCGCTGTCCCAAAGAACTACAAACTAGTGGCAGCACCCTTGTTCGAGCTTTATGATAACGCACAGGGCTACGGTCCCATCATCTCCTCGCTGTCGCAGAGTCTGTGCAGATTCAACTTTATTTATATGTGAGGTGTTGATGTGTGAGAATGACATGAGCTATCTTGCTCTATTGCAGCCACTGTTTTGAAAGTGATTGATAAACTGGTCAAATGTAATAAcactttgctgctgtcaggagACATGGTtgttaacctaacctaaacagttacaaaaaaaagttgaagttgagtGTCTCATTGTTTCGGTGTACAtttttaatgcagtttttcATTAAGTCCTCCTTTTACTTGGTTTTATTAGAATGAATCAACTTGAAATGAATGTCTTCAACTCGTGAAAGTTGTCATGCAATGGACTTCATTTGGGTTCTTTAGGTAAATACAGCATTGAGACTTGGCACCAGACCTTTGAATTATCTTATGTCAAAAGCAAATTTCTACATGTCATTCTCATGTAACAAAAATGGACGATTTAGTTAAGAAACATTGTAAaacctttttaattattaagtatatttgacTAAAGTATGGAGAAAAATCTAcggcgttttatttttattgtacctcaAGCAAGAAGACTGTTActagtttttaagtttaaaataattatgataaacataaaatgattgtttttaaattaaagtctaAGAAAATCTTGTAAAGTTCCGGCAACGTAACGCTCTCAGTCCAATTTAAAGGTGATGTTACAAAATACGAAGGAAAAATTACGTTCCAACTGACGAATCAGCTGGTTTTACTGTCGAAAATATTGAAGGGAGCGGTCCTACGGATGTCGCTAGTTTGTAGAATACGGTGTGACCaccgtaaattaaaatattaaaaagatcTAGGCTCCGACATAATGGCAATGCTGAACATTACTAGATAGAACTAATCAACTTGCAAACCTGTTCATTTTATACAATTCCAAATGTCTCAATTAGTTTGAAATGTTATATTCATACTAATATAAAGAACTaccaataaaaacaattaattgttTGATTGTGTGTATGATACTAAAACTGAAGAGACATTTatacctttatattttttcatactttataTGCAATTGTTACATACATGAGGAAAAGATAGAAACTATACTAGTCGAAACATagtatgtttattatttatagtatttaaaagaaaagtctttatttacttgtattttcgttctttttgtttgtttgaaaagGGGTTTACGTATTACTTATTTGCCCCTTCTTGATGAATATAAAGATGCCAAATTAGTTTTTCTCATATTATTGACACTATTGATAAAATACAAGGGTTACTGTAAATATATCGTAATTCTAAACATTAAGTTTTTATGACTTAACTGAGACAGTGAGTCCATACTTTGTGGTTTTTAattcagtattttatttatggcaattttttttcacaacaatttttataataaatattgagATTCATTATGAAGATGAGATTTGTATTTGAGATATTATTTCAACGTATTTATAGTTTTCACTGAATAATTTGTACTCTAATAATGTAGCAGTTCGGCGGTTAGGACTATTACTTTGTACTTTTTAAAGTACGCTAGAACTTGTGAGGAatctgtctgttttttttttattgtaaattataatcTAGCGAGCAGAATTATAAAGATGAGTAGGTagagtatgtattttttaaacatattctTATACATTATAGTACCTACGTATGTACTTAAAAGTTACGTATATGGCGCCAATGTAAATGGTGCACTTGTTATTCTtgtattgtacaaaattattaagACTGAAgctaaaatatgaaaatacgcatattttgacaattttaaaaCATGTACAATGGGCTagtgtcataaaaaaaacaaatccgtcgaatagattatcaaaaaatataggatacttattttttcttccgttaattaaacaaaaaatgatggaGATACAGGCGGTTAAATTTCGTGTGACGTCactagcacggcgtgacgtaaCGTGCCCCCGCTCTCTCGAAATTTGACGGGCTTCATCTTCGTCATTTTGTGtttcattgacaaaagaaataataagtgcCCAGTGTTgtgataatttaattgatgggatcaggggctgtttcaccacccgttgattaattttatttgacggataaatgtgatgccgtgtcCGTCTATTGTAACAacacaaacagagacggcatcacatttatccgtcaaataattttaattaatagatggtgaaacaaggggttaatataatattttttacccatgAAACTACCCTATTGGTACTTATTGTCGTTTTCTAGTCATAAAAATACCTTCTGTGATATTATCTATAGAAATGTATTTGATATTGAATATTAAACAATCGAGATTCGCATCAAATTTTACTTAACAATAACCTGCGTACGGATTATTCAAATCATGCAAACGCAAATTTCCAATTACTTCGACGTCGTAAAAAGgtatataaaaaactaaaaacgagCGAGTCTTGTACCGTCATATGTTAGTACGTGTATCTTGCATGAAAggctatatttatatatttattttagttattcaGTAGATATGCGCTTTTTAGTGTTGctgtgttttttgtattttgactttggagAATGCATGCTGTGGCCCAAAGGAGTGGTGCACTATGCGATCAATCAGAAAGATTATGGTAAGATTAACGATAgtagaaggaaagaaaaatcattttattgcAATAGGTATAATGTTATAAACTTATACGAGGCTCATAAGGGGTCATTCATAAATACGTCACACGTTAGGGGAGGGAAGGGTCAGGCGGTTTGTGACAAGAAAATGCGAATTCAAAGCAATAGGTCAGACGAGGAGGTAGAGTGGAtataaatggtcaaaattggtgtgacaaTTTATGAACGGACCAGAAAAAGACGGCTGATGCCAATCACTTCAAAATAATACCGAACGATATACGTAACATGGATATGACTAGGTACAATTGATTAAAAAATGGTAACATAATTACATAACATGTTAAAGGAAGGAAACTCACATAGTCACAAGTGAAAACGCCAATGTAATTGACTAGTCTAAAACGTAATAGATACTTAAACACTTTATAGTCTCAAGAGGTGGCAATTTACAAATGGCCAGTAGTTTTTTaatacagtcaacgtcataaataagtgatcactattgtaccttgtcattttaatgtcatgtttgataagccatacgaaattgtttACCGACTGAAAGGGAAAAGCTAAAAAAGTAGTCACTTATTTATgaacgttgactgtacaaaatttgttctgttttttgcaaaaaactgcattatatttttatacatgaatatac
It encodes:
- the LOC141444931 gene encoding uncharacterized protein (The sequence of the model RefSeq protein was modified relative to this genomic sequence to represent the inferred CDS: added 544 bases not found in genome assembly), with the protein product MNEVFEADSKYTCRCCLRTSDNVSTMTPEEISLLKNYVKVDSTNTIVKICYICSYMFRKFEKFIVQCQKSNDVMNNLLEEDHIFHLSKCKPHHNFVSTLPQIHYLGPTMEITQNYDYDELKHENDEVDKFCDDVQCDDGDRRDDDDIPLVMLKAVKEEIDVKVRKRKKKEGKRFSNQVTQDCESKSRSKVKRQLKEGFSSRMVQETTEYEVIKLTKEQVLQEMEENCKSDKYQRSVYKCQMCAKGFNFKDVIDSHMKKHSLEHGTLRCDICTQYCPSAVSLRGHMKSHTTRYKCKICGAVRISRQHLLEHYSIEHTSDAAVYTCDQCPFTSRTRTVMQRHVKTHTTGKTLTCSVCGAGFSTMHTLRMHASRHDPSQRYNCPQCNMKFIYPSLLHRHMRVHSHRDHYCVECDITFKSIDNLKLHFKRAKRHRDPSTYKYKCSQCSDRFVSPSSVLAHLTAAHGAAKTHACSLCGKLYSSRESVKSHERRAHAKEATVSCDVCHKEFSRKYVLAKHLRSHDVSEGCCGVYDQSAKQEKQEETISEIQANHET
- the Cpsf5 gene encoding cleavage and polyadenylation specificity factor subunit 5, with product MAAVQGTPGNKPWPVRPGIQHQNSQNNNNLTLNRTINLYPLTNYTFGTKEPLFEKDASVPARFQRMREEFVKIGMRRSVEGVLLVHEHGLPHVLLLQLGTAFFKLPGGELNPGEDEIEGLKRLLTETLGRQDGVKQEWLIEDTIGNWWRPNFEPPQYPYVPPHITKPKEHKRLFLVQLQDRALFAVPKNYKLVAAPLFELYDNAQGYGPIISSLSQSLCRFNFIYM